One Trichoderma atroviride chromosome 7, complete sequence DNA segment encodes these proteins:
- a CDS encoding uncharacterized protein (EggNog:ENOG41~SECRETED:SignalP(1-22)), producing the protein MPDPQTYTVGWICAIITELVAAQSFLDEEHDDIQPSVTNDNNTYVRGKIGNHNVVIAILPHGEYGTASAAIVARDMLRSFPNVRIGLMVGIGGGAPSPKHDIRLGDVVVSSRSGDKGGVFQYDFGKTIQSQAFQETGFLNQSPTVLRTAVGVLEAQYEMNGHTLDESIESALKKIKKRKKYSRPPPATDRLYRSDVEHLSSVDNCSEGCGDDATRLVTRDERDEEDDYPVIHYGLIASANQVMKDAITRDKLAAEKGVLCFEMEAAGLMNHFPCIVIRGICDYSDSHKNKEWQGFAAMAAAAYAKDLLLRVAADKVDEMQRAIDKLNLG; encoded by the coding sequence ATGCCGGATCCTCAAACTTATACAGTCGGCTGGATCTGCGCTATTATTACCGAGCTTGTGGCTGCGCAATCCTTCCTCGACGAAGAACACGACGATATTCAGCCAAGTGTCACAAACGACAACAACACCTATGTCCGGGGTAAGATTGGAAACCACAATGTCGTTATTGCTATTTTGCCTCATGGAGAATATGGCACGGCCTCTGCTGCTATCGTTGCGCGAGATATGCTACGCAGTTTCCCCAACGTGCGCATTGGATTGATGGTCGGCATCGGAGGTGGTGCCCCAAGTCCAAAGCATGACATACGATTAGGCGATGTTGTGGTCAGCAGCCGCAGTGGCGACAAAGGGGGCGTATTCCAATACGACTTTGGCAAGACCATACAGAGCCAGGCTTTTCAAGAAACTGGCTTCCTTAACCAATCGCCGACGGTGTTGCGGACCGCAGTTGGTGTACTCGAAGCTCAATACGAAATGAATGGTCATACTCTCGATGAGAGCATTGAATCAGCTTTGAAGAAAATCAAAAAGCGCAAAAAGTATTCGCGCCCACCACCAGCTACCGACCGACTATATCGATCCGACGTTGAGCATCTGTCGTCGGTGGACAATTGCAGCGAAGGATGCGGGGATGATGCCACTCGCCTAGTAACCCGAGACGAACgggatgaggaagatgactACCCTGTTATCCACTATGGATTGATTGCCAGCGCAAATCAGGTAATGAAAGATGCAATTACTCGAGACAAGCTGGCGGCAGAAAAGGGAGTCCTCTGCTtcgagatggaagcagccGGCCTGATGAACCACTTTCCATGTATTGTGATCCGTGGCATATGCGACTACTCGGATTCTCACAAGAACAAGGAGTGGCAGGGTtttgcagccatggcagcggctGCTTATGCAAAGGATCTTTTGCTTCGAGTTGCCGCTGACAAAGTCGATGAAATGCAGAGGGCTATAGATAAGCTGAACTTAGGTTAG